The following are encoded together in the Rhodospirillales bacterium genome:
- a CDS encoding acetoacetate decarboxylase family protein has product MPYPLKPGTMYMMPTHFGPMTGPRQGPGGKSGVFSPDQRKTMTVSVRFRTEAGQVEPFLPPGFTLDGEPVVEVFASYMTRIAWLAGRGYNVLGVRVPVVFQGSEDRAAGPFLMVLWENLTDPILTGREQLGFSKVYCELPEPVEFNGETHCTASWQGFRFLDMKVRNLKEADPQAAVSAPAPNDGGTLRGVLHYKYMPKTGAWGEADAAYAVLSPAADPGAAPQALYTGDGELTFHRARWEDLPTQYMIVNALHGLEINEYRGATIEHRVGGGDLIDQRIVT; this is encoded by the coding sequence ATGCCGTACCCGCTGAAACCGGGAACGATGTACATGATGCCGACCCATTTCGGCCCGATGACAGGGCCGCGGCAGGGACCGGGTGGAAAGTCGGGCGTCTTCTCGCCTGACCAGCGCAAGACCATGACCGTATCGGTGCGCTTCCGGACCGAAGCGGGGCAGGTCGAGCCGTTTCTGCCGCCCGGCTTCACGCTCGACGGCGAACCGGTGGTCGAGGTGTTTGCCTCCTACATGACACGGATCGCCTGGCTGGCGGGGCGCGGCTACAACGTGCTCGGCGTGAGGGTGCCGGTGGTCTTCCAGGGCAGCGAGGACCGCGCCGCCGGCCCCTTCCTCATGGTGCTGTGGGAAAATCTGACGGATCCGATCCTCACGGGCCGCGAACAGCTTGGCTTCTCGAAGGTCTATTGCGAACTCCCCGAGCCCGTTGAATTCAACGGCGAGACCCACTGCACGGCGAGTTGGCAGGGGTTCCGCTTCCTCGACATGAAGGTGCGCAATCTGAAAGAGGCCGACCCGCAGGCTGCAGTGTCGGCGCCCGCACCGAACGACGGCGGCACGTTGAGGGGCGTGCTGCATTACAAGTACATGCCCAAGACCGGCGCCTGGGGTGAAGCGGATGCTGCCTACGCGGTGCTCAGCCCCGCCGCGGATCCGGGTGCAGCGCCGCAGGCCCTGTACACGGGCGATGGCGAACTCACATTCCACCGGGCTCGCTGGGAAGACCTGCCCACGCAGTACATGATCGTCAACGCCCTTCACGGGCTGGAGATCAACGAATATCGCGGTGCCACGATCGAGCACCGCGTCGGCGGCGGCGACCTGATCGACCAGCGCATCGTCACGTAG
- a CDS encoding SDR family NAD(P)-dependent oxidoreductase — MRLEGKTAVIMGAGQSPGEGLGNGRATALLFAREGARVLCVDRDLTSATETAEMIVGEGGEAATFEADVTREVQVAAAVEQCRIRWGRLDILHNNVGISVAGGDAGVTEITEEAFDRVMSVNLRGTVMACKHAIPIMREQRSGAIVSISSVAAVESYPWVAYKASKMGMVAFTKQIAIQNAEYGIRANVILPGLMDTPMAVDTRARAWNRPREEVAAERDARIPLGGKMGTAWDVAYAALYLASDEAGFVTGVALPVDGGTGCRIG; from the coding sequence ATGCGACTGGAAGGCAAGACCGCCGTCATCATGGGGGCGGGGCAGAGTCCGGGCGAGGGCCTGGGCAACGGCCGGGCCACGGCACTGCTCTTTGCGCGCGAGGGCGCCCGGGTGTTGTGCGTCGATCGCGATCTCACATCGGCGACCGAGACGGCAGAAATGATCGTCGGGGAGGGTGGTGAAGCCGCAACCTTCGAAGCTGATGTTACCCGCGAGGTACAGGTCGCGGCAGCGGTGGAGCAATGCAGGATCCGCTGGGGGCGCCTCGACATCTTGCACAACAACGTCGGGATCAGCGTCGCCGGCGGGGATGCGGGCGTGACCGAGATCACCGAGGAGGCATTCGACCGGGTGATGTCAGTGAATCTGCGCGGCACCGTCATGGCGTGCAAGCACGCGATCCCGATCATGCGCGAGCAGCGCTCCGGCGCGATCGTCAGTATCTCCTCGGTCGCCGCCGTCGAGTCCTATCCCTGGGTGGCCTACAAGGCGAGCAAGATGGGCATGGTGGCGTTCACGAAGCAGATCGCCATCCAGAACGCGGAGTACGGCATCCGCGCCAACGTGATCCTGCCCGGCTTGATGGATACGCCGATGGCGGTCGATACCAGGGCCCGGGCGTGGAACCGCCCTCGGGAGGAGGTTGCCGCTGAGCGCGACGCGCGGATTCCCCTCGGTGGAAAGATGGGTACCGCGTGGGATGTCGCCTATGCGGCCCTCTACCTGGCGTCCGACGAGGCCGGCTTCGTCACCGGGGTCGCGCTGCCGGTCGACGGGGGCACCGGCTGCCGGATCGGGTAG
- a CDS encoding SMP-30/gluconolactonase/LRE family protein → MHIHRLVSVAIAAAALAWSATASAHEHATWFQGEDAGFPAPTGASDIVPEGSKLMRLFDGGCALTEGVAAGHDGYMYFSDITFTKFCPDPSGLYVQAGNIWRYDPASGDTTIFRSPSGMSNGIKFDRDGNMLAALGADYGGRMLIKTDMASGKSYVLSGTYAGKPYNALNDITIDEQGRIYYSDPRYLGHEPVFQPGFAVYRLDPDGSVDRIITNGGKTNGVLVSPDQSTLYLVSNDNGWLGFMQLDETDQAPTVGLHLLQAYDLNADGTASNRRVLVDYATHYPGQPCSGPDGLVADVDGNIYIAERCEHRPGIAVRDPDGNEIAFISTGEELPTNVGFGRGVERNVLYVTSGKSLYKIKLGKDGYELP, encoded by the coding sequence ATGCACATTCACAGATTGGTTTCGGTAGCCATCGCGGCTGCGGCACTGGCTTGGTCCGCAACCGCGTCGGCCCATGAACACGCCACCTGGTTCCAGGGCGAGGATGCCGGCTTCCCGGCGCCCACGGGTGCCAGCGACATCGTACCGGAAGGCTCGAAGCTCATGCGCCTGTTTGACGGCGGCTGTGCGCTGACCGAGGGCGTAGCAGCCGGCCACGACGGCTACATGTACTTCAGTGACATCACCTTCACGAAGTTTTGCCCGGACCCGTCGGGGCTGTACGTGCAGGCCGGCAACATCTGGCGCTACGACCCCGCATCCGGCGACACAACCATCTTCCGCAGCCCGAGCGGGATGTCGAACGGCATCAAGTTCGACCGCGACGGCAACATGCTGGCGGCCCTCGGAGCGGACTACGGCGGTCGCATGCTGATCAAGACCGACATGGCGAGCGGGAAGTCCTACGTCCTGTCCGGCACATACGCCGGCAAGCCCTACAACGCTCTCAACGACATCACGATCGACGAGCAGGGCCGGATTTACTACTCCGACCCACGCTACCTGGGTCATGAGCCGGTATTTCAGCCGGGGTTCGCGGTCTACCGCCTCGACCCTGATGGCTCCGTCGACCGCATCATCACCAACGGTGGCAAGACCAACGGTGTGCTGGTATCGCCCGACCAGTCGACGCTTTATCTCGTGAGCAACGACAACGGGTGGCTCGGCTTCATGCAGCTTGATGAGACCGACCAGGCGCCCACCGTAGGCCTACACCTGTTGCAGGCCTATGACCTGAACGCCGACGGGACGGCGAGCAACCGCCGAGTTTTGGTCGACTATGCCACGCACTACCCCGGGCAGCCTTGCAGCGGACCCGACGGCCTTGTCGCTGATGTCGACGGCAATATCTACATCGCCGAGCGTTGCGAGCACCGGCCCGGCATCGCCGTGCGCGACCCCGACGGCAACGAGATCGCATTCATCTCGACCGGCGAGGAACTGCCGACCAACGTCGGCTTCGGCCGCGGCGTCGAGCGGAACGTGCTCTACGTGACGTCCGGCAAGAGCCTCTACAAGATCAAGTTGGGCAAGGACGGCTACGAACTTCCGTAG
- a CDS encoding MBL fold metallo-hydrolase: protein MPTVPALEDLVVREDDVNYGEAERLSPLVQRVVANNPGPYTLYGTATFVVGAGDHVAVIDPGPLIPEHVQNLVRATADRVVSHILVTHTHIDHSPAAASLSEATGAPVYGCGPHAGGAGSSLDDEGADTAFEPDTVMADGDTVAGDGWTLQAVHTPGHTSNHLCFRLPEEGTLFSGDHVMGWASTVISPPDGDLTAYLASLDRLLQDDDRLLRPTHGRAITEPGRFLAALKAHRLRRCDGVLASLRARPRPIPEIVAENYAGLDPALFGAACRSVYATLLHLQAEERVRAEGAGEEATWHPV, encoded by the coding sequence ATGCCAACCGTTCCCGCACTGGAAGACCTCGTTGTCCGCGAGGACGACGTCAACTACGGCGAGGCCGAGCGCCTGTCGCCGCTCGTGCAGCGGGTGGTGGCGAACAACCCCGGGCCGTACACTCTGTACGGGACCGCGACGTTCGTGGTGGGCGCGGGCGACCACGTGGCGGTGATCGACCCCGGACCGCTCATCCCGGAGCACGTGCAGAACCTGGTCCGCGCCACCGCGGACCGCGTGGTGTCGCACATCCTCGTGACCCATACGCACATTGACCATTCGCCGGCAGCCGCGTCGCTCAGCGAGGCGACCGGCGCACCGGTATACGGCTGTGGTCCGCACGCCGGCGGGGCCGGGTCGAGTCTGGATGACGAGGGTGCCGATACCGCGTTTGAGCCGGACACGGTGATGGCGGACGGAGACACGGTGGCGGGTGACGGCTGGACCCTCCAGGCCGTGCATACGCCCGGCCACACGTCCAACCACCTGTGTTTCCGCCTGCCCGAAGAAGGGACTCTTTTCTCCGGCGATCACGTCATGGGCTGGGCGAGCACGGTCATTTCGCCGCCGGACGGTGATCTCACGGCATATCTCGCGAGTCTCGACCGCCTGCTGCAGGACGATGACCGCCTGCTGCGGCCGACCCACGGCCGTGCGATCACCGAACCCGGAAGGTTTCTGGCTGCGTTGAAGGCGCACCGGCTGCGTCGCTGCGATGGCGTGCTGGCGAGCTTGCGCGCCCGTCCGCGCCCGATCCCGGAGATCGTGGCCGAGAACTACGCGGGACTCGATCCTGCGTTGTTTGGCGCGGCCTGCCGGTCGGTGTACGCCACCTTGCTGCACCTGCAGGCGGAAGAACGGGTACGTGCCGAGGGAGCGGGCGAGGAGGCAACCTGGCACCCCGTCTGA
- a CDS encoding PBP1A family penicillin-binding protein: MRGAKASAAAADGKGRRRPRAPSEPPRSWRAVVGRFVGRLVARVAGLALVATFGFVAWCALGLPDISDMGGGDRAGSVSVFAADGTFTAAYGDVYGGYVNLENVSPTLIDAVIAIEDRRFFRHWGFDPLALGRAALANWRAGRVVQGGSTITQQLAKLAFLTPARTLERKVQEMLLAFWLELRFEKAEILASYLNRAYFGAGAYGIATAARRYFGTTPARLTLAQSAMLAGLLRAPSRLAPTRHPDRARARAEVVLTAMVAAGRVEASAAAAARERPAQVTGGDGTAWGGRFFADWVVNQTGPARDRTKDVEIVATLVPSLQLAAERALQAGLADHPGIEGGLVAMSLDGAVLAMAGGRSYARSQFNRVTQAARQPGSAFKIFVYLAALESGRQPDDRVRDAPVTVGNWSPRNYNNVYRGEISLREAFARSSNSVAVRLMQDIGRGRVIRLAERLGITAELDDAPSLALGVSEVTLLDMTAALVAVANGGSPILPYGYVEVRTRPEGTVWERTPAPRRDGLSASTIEAMRGLLRSVVTSGTGRRAGLDGVQAFGKTGTTQDHRDAWFIGFAGDVVCGVWIGRDDSGPMDGVVGGGPPAEIWQAFMQEALAP; this comes from the coding sequence GTGCGGGGCGCGAAAGCCTCCGCGGCGGCAGCTGACGGCAAGGGACGGCGGCGTCCGCGCGCTCCCTCCGAGCCGCCGCGTTCGTGGCGGGCGGTCGTCGGTCGGTTCGTGGGGCGCCTGGTGGCGCGCGTGGCCGGACTGGCCCTGGTGGCCACGTTCGGCTTCGTCGCCTGGTGCGCGCTCGGATTGCCGGACATTTCGGACATGGGTGGCGGCGACCGTGCCGGCAGCGTCTCCGTGTTTGCCGCCGACGGGACGTTTACCGCGGCATACGGCGACGTCTACGGCGGCTACGTCAACCTCGAGAACGTCTCGCCGACGCTGATCGATGCGGTGATCGCGATCGAGGACCGGCGGTTCTTCCGGCACTGGGGCTTCGACCCGCTGGCGCTGGGGCGCGCGGCGCTGGCCAACTGGCGAGCGGGCCGGGTGGTGCAGGGCGGCTCCACGATCACGCAACAGCTTGCGAAGCTGGCGTTCCTGACCCCGGCCCGCACCTTGGAGCGCAAGGTGCAGGAGATGCTTCTCGCCTTCTGGCTGGAGCTTCGCTTCGAGAAGGCCGAGATCCTCGCAAGCTACCTCAACCGCGCCTATTTCGGCGCCGGCGCCTACGGAATCGCGACCGCGGCGCGCCGCTATTTCGGGACCACGCCGGCGCGGCTCACCCTGGCCCAGTCGGCGATGCTGGCGGGCCTGCTGCGGGCGCCCTCGCGACTGGCCCCGACCCGACACCCGGATCGCGCGCGAGCCCGGGCGGAGGTGGTGCTGACCGCCATGGTCGCGGCCGGCCGCGTGGAGGCCTCGGCGGCGGCGGCGGCCCGTGAGCGGCCGGCGCAAGTGACGGGTGGCGACGGAACCGCCTGGGGCGGGCGCTTCTTCGCGGACTGGGTCGTGAACCAGACCGGTCCCGCCCGTGACCGGACCAAGGATGTCGAGATCGTCGCCACGCTCGTGCCGTCCCTGCAGCTGGCGGCCGAACGGGCCCTGCAGGCGGGGCTGGCCGATCATCCGGGGATCGAGGGCGGCCTCGTGGCCATGAGCCTCGACGGCGCGGTGCTGGCGATGGCCGGCGGGCGAAGCTACGCTCGCTCCCAGTTCAATCGGGTGACGCAGGCGGCTCGACAGCCGGGCTCGGCGTTCAAGATCTTCGTCTACCTTGCAGCTCTCGAGTCCGGCCGTCAGCCGGATGACCGCGTGCGTGATGCTCCGGTGACCGTGGGGAACTGGAGCCCGCGCAACTACAACAACGTCTACCGCGGCGAGATCTCGCTGCGCGAGGCATTCGCGCGCTCCTCCAATTCGGTGGCGGTCCGGCTGATGCAGGACATCGGTAGAGGCAGGGTGATCCGGCTCGCCGAGCGCCTCGGGATCACGGCGGAACTCGACGACGCCCCGAGCCTGGCGCTCGGGGTATCCGAAGTGACTCTCCTCGACATGACGGCAGCGCTGGTGGCGGTCGCGAACGGCGGGTCACCGATCCTGCCGTACGGGTACGTGGAGGTCCGCACCCGACCCGAGGGGACAGTGTGGGAACGGACGCCGGCGCCGCGCCGGGACGGTCTGTCAGCATCGACGATCGAGGCGATGCGCGGCCTGCTGCGGAGCGTGGTCACGAGCGGAACCGGTCGCCGGGCCGGCCTCGACGGCGTGCAGGCGTTCGGGAAGACCGGGACCACGCAGGATCACCGGGATGCCTGGTTCATCGGTTTCGCCGGCGACGTGGTCTGCGGCGTGTGGATCGGCCGGGATGATTCCGGCCCGATGGACGGCGTCGTCGGCGGCGGCCCGCCCGCGGAGATCTGGCAGGCCTTCATGCAGGAGGCGCTGGCGCCGTAG